The Oncorhynchus masou masou isolate Uvic2021 chromosome 6, UVic_Omas_1.1, whole genome shotgun sequence genome has a window encoding:
- the LOC135542800 gene encoding target of Nesh-SH3-like isoform X11, with protein sequence MLLRVSLLLLSGSILLNCIPAQRIRVRRQNMKVRINATGDTIVMKFVRPNPDTKLEGYILGYGSSMFSKQFIQLPENGEPYETEIDAEPKYLVAVQPIPSNDVKKQCTGKVNLEKPLHLVIGSVTPTSVLLSWGTFLKTPYEAGNIMNDCLEDGHYTVRYRERNRKWIYQTCPTSDTVVDNLKPDTPYEFGVRSNKDERSGIWSKPVIHKTNMGAGLDKSVQKPYKHRTPIVKPMKPPMSRALFPPRPAIHNKTQPRLPLTKNQGFPGAPKTAFANGKHHKGTGLPKPVVWNRLRMGSRPSIHVNKKTNLVGKPGDMNKLNVLKQTDKASILKKFPSVTTKPAKQDRRHTTTSAPSANDIWFETWENSSLFSSLPASDVDALGKKRFVAPHVVYKTDKKPDEPCSITTSLSYFPEEEGGETNVTAPPKSPPSNLTVVTVEGCPSFIILDWEKTDNDTTEYEVISTTKGPDGTQVSILTTNQTHTAVENLKPESSYEFKVKPKNELGEGPPSEPVSFNTESADPRVSENVSGKDAIWTQFPFKTDSYSECNGKQYVKRTWYRKFVGIQLCNSLRYKIYLSDSLNGKFYNIGDQTGHGEDHCQFVDSFLDGRTGNQVRADQLPAREGYYRAMRQEPVNFGQIGGNSHVTYVSWYECGTAIPGKW encoded by the exons ATGCTCCTCAgagtctctctcctgctcctctctggaTCCATTCTCCTCAACTGCATCCCTGCACAGAGGATTAGAG TGAGAAGACAGAACATGAAGGTTCGCATCAACGCTACGGGCGACACCATCGTGATGAAGTTTGTCCGTCCCAACCCTGACACCAAGCTGGAGGGCTACATCCTGGGCTACGGCAGCAGCATGTTCTCTAAACAGTTCATCCAGCTGCCTGAGAATGGAGAGCCCTACGAGACTGAGATAG ACGCTGAACCCAAGTATCTTGTTGCTGTCCAGCCAATCCCGAGCAACGACGTAAAGAAACAATGCACAG GAAAGGTCAACCTGGAGAAGCCACTCCACCTGGTTATTGGCTCCGTCACCCCAACctctgtgctgctgtcctggggaaCCTTCCTGAAGACGCCCTACGAAGCAGGCAACATCATGAACGACTGTTTGGAAGACGG ACACTACACTGTCCGctacagggagaggaacaggaagtGGATCTACCAGACCTGCCCCACCAGCGACACTGTGGTTGACAACCTGAAGCCCGACACCCCATATGAGTTTGGGGTCCGCTCCAACAAAGACGAACGCAGCGGAATCTGGAGCAAGCCTGTCATTCACAAAACCAACATGGgcgcagggttgg ACAAAAGCGTCCAGAAACCCTACAAGCACCGGACCCCTATTGTGAAGCCAATG AAACCACCCATGTCCCGTGCACTTTTCCCACCTCGTCCAG CTATTCACAATAAGACTCAGCCAAGACTCCCTCTGACCAAAAACCAAGGTTTCCCAGGAGCTCCCAAGACCGCTTTTG CCAATGGGAAGCATCACAAAGGAACCGGCCTCCCCAAACCAGTCGTTTGGAACAGACTGAGAATGG GATCTCGTCCGTCCATTCATGTCAACAAAAAGACCAACCTGGTTGGCAAACCTGGTGATATGA ACAAGCTGAATGTCTTGAAGCAAACGGACAAGGCCTCCATTTTGAAGAAGTTTCCATCAGTGACGACTAAACCTGCCAAGCAAGACCGCAGACACACAACAACGTCTGCACCATCAGCCAACG ACATCTGGTTTGAAACCTGGGAGAACTCCTCATTATTCAGCTCCCTACCAGCCTCTGACGTGGACGCATTGGGAAAGAAACGTTTCGTTG CACCCCATGTAGTCTACAAGACGGACAAGAAACCAGACGAGCCTTGTTCCATCACCACCTCTCTCAGCTACTTCCCAGAGGAGGAGGGCGGTGAGACAAACGTGACAGCCCCGCCCAAGTCTCCGCCCTCCAACCTCACCGTGGTAACGGTTGAGGGATGCCCCTCCTTCATCATTCTAGACTGGGAAAAGACCGACAACGACACCACAG AATATGAGGTCATCTCCACGACGAAGGGACCAGATGGTACTCAGGTGTCCATCCTGACCACCAACCAGACTCACACTGCAGTAGAGAACCTCAAACCCGAGAGCAG CTACGAGTTCAAGGTGAAACCCAAGAACGAGCTTGGAGAGGGGCCACCCAGTGAGCCTGTGTCCTTCAACACTGAATCAG CGGACCCACGTGTGAGTGAGAATGTCTCAG GAAAAGATGCCATCTGGACCCAGTTCCCCTTCAAGACAGACTCATACTCAGAGTGCAATGGCAAGCAGTATGTGAAGAGGACCTGGTACCGCAAGTTTGTGGGCATCCAGCTCTGCAACTCCCTCCGATACAAAATATATCTGAGTGATTCTCTCAACG GTAAATTTTACAACATTGGGGACCAGACTGGCCATGGTGAGGACCACTGTCAGTTTGTAGACTCGTTCCTGGATGGGAGGACAGGAAACCAAGTCAGGGCTGACCAGCTGCCAGCAAGAGAAG ggtattacaggGCTATGAGACAAGAGCCTGTCAACTTTGGTCAGATAGGAGGGAACTCTCACGTCACCTATGTGTCATGGTACGAGTGTGGAACGGCCATTCCTGGCAAATGGTAG
- the LOC135542800 gene encoding target of Nesh-SH3-like isoform X10, producing the protein MLLRVSLLLLSGSILLNCIPAQRIRVRRQNMKVRINATGDTIVMKFVRPNPDTKLEGYILGYGSSMFSKQFIQLPENGEPYETEIDAEPKYLVAVQPIPSNDVKKQCTGKVNLEKPLHLVIGSVTPTSVLLSWGTFLKTPYEAGNIMNDCLEDGHYTVRYRERNRKWIYQTCPTSDTVVDNLKPDTPYEFGVRSNKDERSGIWSKPVIHKTNMGAGLDKSVQKPYKHRTPIVKPMKPPMSRALFPPRPAIHNKTQPRLPLTKNQGFPGAPKTAFANGKHHKGTGLPKPVVWNRLRMANTNNSLLEDINPDVLGRSGFSSIEDQFYGSRPSIHVNKKTNLVGKPGDMNKLNVLKQTDKASILKKFPSVTTKPAKQDRRHTTTSAPSANDIWFETWENSSLFSSLPASDVDALGKKRFVAPHVVYKTDKKPDEPCSITTSLSYFPEEEGGETNVTAPPKSPPSNLTVVTVEGCPSFIILDWEKTDNDTTEYEVISTTKGPDGTQVSILTTNQTHTAVENLKPESSYEFKVKPKNELGEGPPSEPVSFNTESADPRVSENVSGKDAIWTQFPFKTDSYSECNGKQYVKRTWYRKFVGIQLCNSLRYKIYLSDSLNGKFYNIGDQTGHGEDHCQFVDSFLDGRTGNQVRADQLPAREGYYRAMRQEPVNFGQIGGNSHVTYVSWYECGTAIPGKW; encoded by the exons ATGCTCCTCAgagtctctctcctgctcctctctggaTCCATTCTCCTCAACTGCATCCCTGCACAGAGGATTAGAG TGAGAAGACAGAACATGAAGGTTCGCATCAACGCTACGGGCGACACCATCGTGATGAAGTTTGTCCGTCCCAACCCTGACACCAAGCTGGAGGGCTACATCCTGGGCTACGGCAGCAGCATGTTCTCTAAACAGTTCATCCAGCTGCCTGAGAATGGAGAGCCCTACGAGACTGAGATAG ACGCTGAACCCAAGTATCTTGTTGCTGTCCAGCCAATCCCGAGCAACGACGTAAAGAAACAATGCACAG GAAAGGTCAACCTGGAGAAGCCACTCCACCTGGTTATTGGCTCCGTCACCCCAACctctgtgctgctgtcctggggaaCCTTCCTGAAGACGCCCTACGAAGCAGGCAACATCATGAACGACTGTTTGGAAGACGG ACACTACACTGTCCGctacagggagaggaacaggaagtGGATCTACCAGACCTGCCCCACCAGCGACACTGTGGTTGACAACCTGAAGCCCGACACCCCATATGAGTTTGGGGTCCGCTCCAACAAAGACGAACGCAGCGGAATCTGGAGCAAGCCTGTCATTCACAAAACCAACATGGgcgcagggttgg ACAAAAGCGTCCAGAAACCCTACAAGCACCGGACCCCTATTGTGAAGCCAATG AAACCACCCATGTCCCGTGCACTTTTCCCACCTCGTCCAG CTATTCACAATAAGACTCAGCCAAGACTCCCTCTGACCAAAAACCAAGGTTTCCCAGGAGCTCCCAAGACCGCTTTTG CCAATGGGAAGCATCACAAAGGAACCGGCCTCCCCAAACCAGTCGTTTGGAACAGACTGAGAATGG CAAACACAAACAACTCGCTGTTGGAGGACATAAACCCTGACGTTTTGGGCCGTTCAGGCTTCTCTTCCATTGAGGACCAGTTCTATG GATCTCGTCCGTCCATTCATGTCAACAAAAAGACCAACCTGGTTGGCAAACCTGGTGATATGA ACAAGCTGAATGTCTTGAAGCAAACGGACAAGGCCTCCATTTTGAAGAAGTTTCCATCAGTGACGACTAAACCTGCCAAGCAAGACCGCAGACACACAACAACGTCTGCACCATCAGCCAACG ACATCTGGTTTGAAACCTGGGAGAACTCCTCATTATTCAGCTCCCTACCAGCCTCTGACGTGGACGCATTGGGAAAGAAACGTTTCGTTG CACCCCATGTAGTCTACAAGACGGACAAGAAACCAGACGAGCCTTGTTCCATCACCACCTCTCTCAGCTACTTCCCAGAGGAGGAGGGCGGTGAGACAAACGTGACAGCCCCGCCCAAGTCTCCGCCCTCCAACCTCACCGTGGTAACGGTTGAGGGATGCCCCTCCTTCATCATTCTAGACTGGGAAAAGACCGACAACGACACCACAG AATATGAGGTCATCTCCACGACGAAGGGACCAGATGGTACTCAGGTGTCCATCCTGACCACCAACCAGACTCACACTGCAGTAGAGAACCTCAAACCCGAGAGCAG CTACGAGTTCAAGGTGAAACCCAAGAACGAGCTTGGAGAGGGGCCACCCAGTGAGCCTGTGTCCTTCAACACTGAATCAG CGGACCCACGTGTGAGTGAGAATGTCTCAG GAAAAGATGCCATCTGGACCCAGTTCCCCTTCAAGACAGACTCATACTCAGAGTGCAATGGCAAGCAGTATGTGAAGAGGACCTGGTACCGCAAGTTTGTGGGCATCCAGCTCTGCAACTCCCTCCGATACAAAATATATCTGAGTGATTCTCTCAACG GTAAATTTTACAACATTGGGGACCAGACTGGCCATGGTGAGGACCACTGTCAGTTTGTAGACTCGTTCCTGGATGGGAGGACAGGAAACCAAGTCAGGGCTGACCAGCTGCCAGCAAGAGAAG ggtattacaggGCTATGAGACAAGAGCCTGTCAACTTTGGTCAGATAGGAGGGAACTCTCACGTCACCTATGTGTCATGGTACGAGTGTGGAACGGCCATTCCTGGCAAATGGTAG
- the LOC135542800 gene encoding target of Nesh-SH3-like isoform X6 produces MLLRVSLLLLSGSILLNCIPAQRIRVRRQNMKVRINATGDTIVMKFVRPNPDTKLEGYILGYGSSMFSKQFIQLPENGEPYETEIDAEPKYLVAVQPIPSNDVKKQCTGKVNLEKPLHLVIGSVTPTSVLLSWGTFLKTPYEAGNIMNDCLEDGHYTVRYRERNRKWIYQTCPTSDTVVDNLKPDTPYEFGVRSNKDERSGIWSKPVIHKTNMGAGLDKSVQKPYKHRTPIVKPMKPPMSRALFPPRPAIHNKTQPRLPLTKNQGFPGAPKTAFGQGSQRNLKPHGPAITLIARTMKSPAATNPLFPFTDGSRQDTPSSSSSSSSSSSSLLHRSNNSSQTSRTTGGQGSQRNLKPHGPAITLIGRTMKSPAATNPLFPFTDGSRQDTPSSSSSSSSSLLRRANNSSQTSRTPGANGKHHKGTGLPKPVVWNRLRMANTNNSLLEDINPDVLGRSGFSSIEDQFYGSRPSIHVNKKTNLVGKPGDMNKLNVLKQTDKASILKKFPSVTTKPAKQDRRHTTTSAPSANDIWFETWENSSLFSSLPASDVDALGKKRFVAPHVVYKTDKKPDEPCSITTSLSYFPEEEGGETNVTAPPKSPPSNLTVVTVEGCPSFIILDWEKTDNDTTEYEVISTTKGPDGTQVSILTTNQTHTAVENLKPESSYEFKVKPKNELGEGPPSEPVSFNTESADPRVSENVSGKDAIWTQFPFKTDSYSECNGKQYVKRTWYRKFVGIQLCNSLRYKIYLSDSLNGKFYNIGDQTGHGEDHCQFVDSFLDGRTGNQVRADQLPAREGYYRAMRQEPVNFGQIGGNSHVTYVSWYECGTAIPGKW; encoded by the exons ATGCTCCTCAgagtctctctcctgctcctctctggaTCCATTCTCCTCAACTGCATCCCTGCACAGAGGATTAGAG TGAGAAGACAGAACATGAAGGTTCGCATCAACGCTACGGGCGACACCATCGTGATGAAGTTTGTCCGTCCCAACCCTGACACCAAGCTGGAGGGCTACATCCTGGGCTACGGCAGCAGCATGTTCTCTAAACAGTTCATCCAGCTGCCTGAGAATGGAGAGCCCTACGAGACTGAGATAG ACGCTGAACCCAAGTATCTTGTTGCTGTCCAGCCAATCCCGAGCAACGACGTAAAGAAACAATGCACAG GAAAGGTCAACCTGGAGAAGCCACTCCACCTGGTTATTGGCTCCGTCACCCCAACctctgtgctgctgtcctggggaaCCTTCCTGAAGACGCCCTACGAAGCAGGCAACATCATGAACGACTGTTTGGAAGACGG ACACTACACTGTCCGctacagggagaggaacaggaagtGGATCTACCAGACCTGCCCCACCAGCGACACTGTGGTTGACAACCTGAAGCCCGACACCCCATATGAGTTTGGGGTCCGCTCCAACAAAGACGAACGCAGCGGAATCTGGAGCAAGCCTGTCATTCACAAAACCAACATGGgcgcagggttgg ACAAAAGCGTCCAGAAACCCTACAAGCACCGGACCCCTATTGTGAAGCCAATG AAACCACCCATGTCCCGTGCACTTTTCCCACCTCGTCCAG CTATTCACAATAAGACTCAGCCAAGACTCCCTCTGACCAAAAACCAAGGTTTCCCAGGAGCTCCCAAGACCGCTTTTG GTCAAGGCAGCCAGAGAAATTTGAAACCCCATGGCCCGGCCATCACACTGATAGCCAGGACCATGAAGTCTCCTGCTGCCACAaaccctctctttcccttcacTGATGGCTCAAGACAAGataccccatcctcctcctcttcttcctcatcctcctcctcatcccttctTCACAGGTCTAATAACTCATCACAGACCTCCAGAACAACAGGGG GTCAAGGCAGCCAGAGAAATTTGAAACCCCATGGCCCGGCCATCACACTGATAGGCAGGACCATGAAGTCTCCTGCTGCCACAaaccctctctttcccttcacTGATGGCTCAAGACAAGataccccatcctcctcctcttcctcttcctcatcccttcTTCGTAGGGCTAATAACTCATCACAGACCTCCAGGACACCAGGGG CCAATGGGAAGCATCACAAAGGAACCGGCCTCCCCAAACCAGTCGTTTGGAACAGACTGAGAATGG CAAACACAAACAACTCGCTGTTGGAGGACATAAACCCTGACGTTTTGGGCCGTTCAGGCTTCTCTTCCATTGAGGACCAGTTCTATG GATCTCGTCCGTCCATTCATGTCAACAAAAAGACCAACCTGGTTGGCAAACCTGGTGATATGA ACAAGCTGAATGTCTTGAAGCAAACGGACAAGGCCTCCATTTTGAAGAAGTTTCCATCAGTGACGACTAAACCTGCCAAGCAAGACCGCAGACACACAACAACGTCTGCACCATCAGCCAACG ACATCTGGTTTGAAACCTGGGAGAACTCCTCATTATTCAGCTCCCTACCAGCCTCTGACGTGGACGCATTGGGAAAGAAACGTTTCGTTG CACCCCATGTAGTCTACAAGACGGACAAGAAACCAGACGAGCCTTGTTCCATCACCACCTCTCTCAGCTACTTCCCAGAGGAGGAGGGCGGTGAGACAAACGTGACAGCCCCGCCCAAGTCTCCGCCCTCCAACCTCACCGTGGTAACGGTTGAGGGATGCCCCTCCTTCATCATTCTAGACTGGGAAAAGACCGACAACGACACCACAG AATATGAGGTCATCTCCACGACGAAGGGACCAGATGGTACTCAGGTGTCCATCCTGACCACCAACCAGACTCACACTGCAGTAGAGAACCTCAAACCCGAGAGCAG CTACGAGTTCAAGGTGAAACCCAAGAACGAGCTTGGAGAGGGGCCACCCAGTGAGCCTGTGTCCTTCAACACTGAATCAG CGGACCCACGTGTGAGTGAGAATGTCTCAG GAAAAGATGCCATCTGGACCCAGTTCCCCTTCAAGACAGACTCATACTCAGAGTGCAATGGCAAGCAGTATGTGAAGAGGACCTGGTACCGCAAGTTTGTGGGCATCCAGCTCTGCAACTCCCTCCGATACAAAATATATCTGAGTGATTCTCTCAACG GTAAATTTTACAACATTGGGGACCAGACTGGCCATGGTGAGGACCACTGTCAGTTTGTAGACTCGTTCCTGGATGGGAGGACAGGAAACCAAGTCAGGGCTGACCAGCTGCCAGCAAGAGAAG ggtattacaggGCTATGAGACAAGAGCCTGTCAACTTTGGTCAGATAGGAGGGAACTCTCACGTCACCTATGTGTCATGGTACGAGTGTGGAACGGCCATTCCTGGCAAATGGTAG
- the LOC135542800 gene encoding target of Nesh-SH3-like isoform X2 — MLLRVSLLLLSGSILLNCIPAQRIRVRRQNMKVRINATGDTIVMKFVRPNPDTKLEGYILGYGSSMFSKQFIQLPENGEPYETEIDAEPKYLVAVQPIPSNDVKKQCTGKVNLEKPLHLVIGSVTPTSVLLSWGTFLKTPYEAGNIMNDCLEDGHYTVRYRERNRKWIYQTCPTSDTVVDNLKPDTPYEFGVRSNKDERSGIWSKPVIHKTNMGAGLDKSVQKPYKHRTPIVKPMKPPMSRALFPPRPAIHNKTQPRLPLTKNQGFPGAPKTAFDGGNSIRNASSHLVDLPPAPPQLLPNKTPSTSSATPVLNNPSPPGEKQQGKTQPRGPTSATVKTHNPSSALSESQKGASLLTPALGSEKANNNNLGQGSQRNLKPHGPAITLIARTMKSPAATNPLFPFTDGSRQDTPSSSSSSSSSSSSLLHRSNNSSQTSRTTGGQGSQRNLKPHGPAITLIGRTMKSPAATNPLFPFTDGSRQDTPSSSSSSSSSLLRRANNSSQTSRTPGANGKHHKGTGLPKPVVWNRLRMANTNNSLLEDINPDVLGRSGFSSIEDQFYGSRPSIHVNKKTNLVGKPGDMNKLNVLKQTDKASILKKFPSVTTKPAKQDRRHTTTSAPSANDIWFETWENSSLFSSLPASDVDALGKKRFVAPHVVYKTDKKPDEPCSITTSLSYFPEEEGGETNVTAPPKSPPSNLTVVTVEGCPSFIILDWEKTDNDTTEYEVISTTKGPDGTQVSILTTNQTHTAVENLKPESSYEFKVKPKNELGEGPPSEPVSFNTESADPRVSENVSGKDAIWTQFPFKTDSYSECNGKQYVKRTWYRKFVGIQLCNSLRYKIYLSDSLNGKFYNIGDQTGHGEDHCQFVDSFLDGRTGNQVRADQLPAREGYYRAMRQEPVNFGQIGGNSHVTYVSWYECGTAIPGKW; from the exons ATGCTCCTCAgagtctctctcctgctcctctctggaTCCATTCTCCTCAACTGCATCCCTGCACAGAGGATTAGAG TGAGAAGACAGAACATGAAGGTTCGCATCAACGCTACGGGCGACACCATCGTGATGAAGTTTGTCCGTCCCAACCCTGACACCAAGCTGGAGGGCTACATCCTGGGCTACGGCAGCAGCATGTTCTCTAAACAGTTCATCCAGCTGCCTGAGAATGGAGAGCCCTACGAGACTGAGATAG ACGCTGAACCCAAGTATCTTGTTGCTGTCCAGCCAATCCCGAGCAACGACGTAAAGAAACAATGCACAG GAAAGGTCAACCTGGAGAAGCCACTCCACCTGGTTATTGGCTCCGTCACCCCAACctctgtgctgctgtcctggggaaCCTTCCTGAAGACGCCCTACGAAGCAGGCAACATCATGAACGACTGTTTGGAAGACGG ACACTACACTGTCCGctacagggagaggaacaggaagtGGATCTACCAGACCTGCCCCACCAGCGACACTGTGGTTGACAACCTGAAGCCCGACACCCCATATGAGTTTGGGGTCCGCTCCAACAAAGACGAACGCAGCGGAATCTGGAGCAAGCCTGTCATTCACAAAACCAACATGGgcgcagggttgg ACAAAAGCGTCCAGAAACCCTACAAGCACCGGACCCCTATTGTGAAGCCAATG AAACCACCCATGTCCCGTGCACTTTTCCCACCTCGTCCAG CTATTCACAATAAGACTCAGCCAAGACTCCCTCTGACCAAAAACCAAGGTTTCCCAGGAGCTCCCAAGACCGCTTTTG ATGGAGGAAACAGTATTAGAAATGCTTCCTCTCATCTCGTGGACCTCCCTCCTGCCCCCCCCCAACTCCTACCCAACAAAACCCCCAGTACCTCATCTGCCACCCCTGTCCTTAACAACCCCTCTCCACCCGGTGAAAAGCAACAGGGAAAGACCCAACCCAGGGGACCTACTAGCGCCACAGTGAAGACACATAACCCTTCCTCTG CTCTCAGCGAATCACAGAAAGGAGCATCACTGCTAACCCCCGCCCTGGGCAGTGAGAAAGCCAATAATAACAACTTGG GTCAAGGCAGCCAGAGAAATTTGAAACCCCATGGCCCGGCCATCACACTGATAGCCAGGACCATGAAGTCTCCTGCTGCCACAaaccctctctttcccttcacTGATGGCTCAAGACAAGataccccatcctcctcctcttcttcctcatcctcctcctcatcccttctTCACAGGTCTAATAACTCATCACAGACCTCCAGAACAACAGGGG GTCAAGGCAGCCAGAGAAATTTGAAACCCCATGGCCCGGCCATCACACTGATAGGCAGGACCATGAAGTCTCCTGCTGCCACAaaccctctctttcccttcacTGATGGCTCAAGACAAGataccccatcctcctcctcttcctcttcctcatcccttcTTCGTAGGGCTAATAACTCATCACAGACCTCCAGGACACCAGGGG CCAATGGGAAGCATCACAAAGGAACCGGCCTCCCCAAACCAGTCGTTTGGAACAGACTGAGAATGG CAAACACAAACAACTCGCTGTTGGAGGACATAAACCCTGACGTTTTGGGCCGTTCAGGCTTCTCTTCCATTGAGGACCAGTTCTATG GATCTCGTCCGTCCATTCATGTCAACAAAAAGACCAACCTGGTTGGCAAACCTGGTGATATGA ACAAGCTGAATGTCTTGAAGCAAACGGACAAGGCCTCCATTTTGAAGAAGTTTCCATCAGTGACGACTAAACCTGCCAAGCAAGACCGCAGACACACAACAACGTCTGCACCATCAGCCAACG ACATCTGGTTTGAAACCTGGGAGAACTCCTCATTATTCAGCTCCCTACCAGCCTCTGACGTGGACGCATTGGGAAAGAAACGTTTCGTTG CACCCCATGTAGTCTACAAGACGGACAAGAAACCAGACGAGCCTTGTTCCATCACCACCTCTCTCAGCTACTTCCCAGAGGAGGAGGGCGGTGAGACAAACGTGACAGCCCCGCCCAAGTCTCCGCCCTCCAACCTCACCGTGGTAACGGTTGAGGGATGCCCCTCCTTCATCATTCTAGACTGGGAAAAGACCGACAACGACACCACAG AATATGAGGTCATCTCCACGACGAAGGGACCAGATGGTACTCAGGTGTCCATCCTGACCACCAACCAGACTCACACTGCAGTAGAGAACCTCAAACCCGAGAGCAG CTACGAGTTCAAGGTGAAACCCAAGAACGAGCTTGGAGAGGGGCCACCCAGTGAGCCTGTGTCCTTCAACACTGAATCAG CGGACCCACGTGTGAGTGAGAATGTCTCAG GAAAAGATGCCATCTGGACCCAGTTCCCCTTCAAGACAGACTCATACTCAGAGTGCAATGGCAAGCAGTATGTGAAGAGGACCTGGTACCGCAAGTTTGTGGGCATCCAGCTCTGCAACTCCCTCCGATACAAAATATATCTGAGTGATTCTCTCAACG GTAAATTTTACAACATTGGGGACCAGACTGGCCATGGTGAGGACCACTGTCAGTTTGTAGACTCGTTCCTGGATGGGAGGACAGGAAACCAAGTCAGGGCTGACCAGCTGCCAGCAAGAGAAG ggtattacaggGCTATGAGACAAGAGCCTGTCAACTTTGGTCAGATAGGAGGGAACTCTCACGTCACCTATGTGTCATGGTACGAGTGTGGAACGGCCATTCCTGGCAAATGGTAG